One window of the Rhodothermales bacterium genome contains the following:
- a CDS encoding ferritin-like domain-containing protein — VLQAETETITRYVARRRQAEAFGDYGLAAELDTILSDETRHKEETDKLLRGLGA; from the coding sequence GGTGCTCCAGGCCGAGACCGAGACGATCACCCGCTACGTCGCGCGGCGGCGGCAGGCCGAGGCGTTCGGGGACTACGGGCTCGCGGCCGAGCTCGACACGATCCTCAGCGACGAGACGCGGCACAAGGAGGAGACCGACAAACTCCTCCGTGGCCTCGGAGCCTGA